A window of the Cicer arietinum cultivar CDC Frontier isolate Library 1 chromosome 6, Cicar.CDCFrontier_v2.0, whole genome shotgun sequence genome harbors these coding sequences:
- the LOC101496683 gene encoding uncharacterized protein — protein MEEAKAMHQQQQQQQQQLLMQEQQQRQQQQHFLLLQQLQKQQQQQQQAAISRFPSNIDAHLRPIRPLNLQQNPNPNPNPNPNPILNLHQNPNSNHLPQQQQQQQQAQQSQQQQQQQQKMIRPGNQMELQMAYQDAWRVCHPDFKRPFSSLEDACERLLPYHVVADYEAEEDDRILDSDTTGQMLSRSQQWDNNIAAKISEFTATFEKQALAFNIISQKRNLGEFRSEERLMIEQALLQEEKRALIELRAELESREKAGREAHEAKLRMAAMYQAEQQARADSQSHTEMMSRAPIRGSALGSQGSGDIVMGGHDMGDQDQGGNQGEMMNGWGNNSQRDDKEPSEDFLNDEAENGDTGTPDGWREVGEFDLNAR, from the exons atggaagaagCAAAGGCAATGCACCAGCAGCAACAACAGCAACAGCAACAGCTATTGATGCAAGAACAACAAcaaagacaacaacaacaacattttcTGCTCTTACAACAATTACAaaagcagcaacaacaacagcaacaaGCAGCAATTTCTCGTTTCCCTTCCAACATTGACGCTCACTTGCGTCCCATAAGACCTCTCAATCTTCAacaaaaccctaaccctaaccctaaccctaatccTAATCCCATTCTCAATTTACACCAAAACCCTAATTCAAATCACCTACCTCAGCAGCAACAGCAACAGCAACAGGCTCAGCAATCACAGCAGCAGCAACAGCAACAGCAAAAGATGATTCGGCCTGGAAATCAAATGGAGCTTCAGATGGCTTACCAAGATGCTTGGAGAGTCTGTCATCCGGATTTCAAGCGACCCTTTTCTTCGCTCGAAGATGCTTGCGAGAG ATTATTGCCATATCATGTTGTAGCAGATTATGAAGCAGAAGAGGATGACAGGATACTCGATTCCGACACAACTGGCCAGATGCTTTCAAGGTCCCAGCAGTGGGATAATAATATTGCTGCTAAAATTTCCGAGTTTACAGCAACATTTGAGAAGCAAGCGCTTGCCTTCAACATAATATCGCAGAAGAGAAATTTGGGAGAATTTCGGTCCGAGGAAAGACTTATGATTGAACAGGCACTTCTACAAGAGGAAAAACGGGCCCTGATCGAATTAAGAGCAGAATTAGAATCTAGGGAGAAGGCTGGCCGTGAAGCCCACGAGGCTAAACTACGGATGGCAGCAATGTATCAAGCAGAGCAGCAGGCAAGGGCTGATTCACAGTCTCATACTGAAATGATGTCTCGAGCCCCTATAAGAGGGAGTGCACTCGGTTCCCAAGGCAGTGGTGATATTGTGATGGGTGGCCATGACATGGGAGATCAGGATCAGGGCGGTAATCAGGGTGAGATGATGAATGGATGGGGAAACAATTCACAGAGAGATGACAAGGAGCCGTCTGAGGATTTCTTGAACGACGAGGCCGAAAATGGGGACACTGGTACGCCAGATGGGTGGCGTGAAGTTGGTGAATTTGATTTGAATGCTAGGTGA